The window ACCAACCCCGCTGAGTGTTCCTGGGTGTGTGCAGAGAAAGGAAGCAGCCCAGGATGCCAGCTGGCGAACGCGTTTTCCCAGCATCTATCtggattattttacatttatcgAAGGTCTACTTTGCATCTGTGGCTTAGTTTCTGGCTGCAGAACTCGGCTTGTGATAGGCTCAAAGATAGGGAATAGTCACATGCGAGGCCCTTTACATCACCAGGGAAGGAAGCTACCTTCCGGGAACcgtgccatttttttttagattcaagaccatctctctctctttttttatttttttattttttttttttcagcgtttttatttatttttgggacagagagagacagagcatgaacgggggaggggcagagagagagggagacacagaatcggaaacaggctccaggctctgagccatcagcccagagcccgacgcggggctcgaactcacggaccgcgagatcgtgacctggctgaagtcggacgcttaaccgactgcgccacccaggcgcccctctctctctttttttaaatggttgtttatttttgagaggaagacagagcgtgagtgggggaggggcagagagagagggagacagaatcggaagcaggctccaggctccgagctgtcagcacagagccccacgtggggcttgaccccacagactgcagatcatgaccccagccgaagtgggtcgcccaacccactgagccacccaggtgcccccggctTTTGCCAGGGGCTCCTGGCGGGCTCAGTCCGTTGatcacccaactcttgatcttggggtcatgagttcacgcCCCATGTTGGAGatagaacttactttaaaaagaaaaagagaaagatagttGCTTGCCAGTCCTACAACTAGAACGTTTTTattgggcgggtggggggggagggatatTTTCGATTAAGGGAGAACAATTTTTACACGACTGAAGAAGAGTAGCATCAGAAACGACAGAAAACAGTGGAATGCTCGTGGGTCTTTTGAAGCCTGTTTTCAGAAAAATCCTGAGTGATGCAGATTCTTTGCATCGCAGGAAGTATCTTTCCTGTTTGCCTCCCTGCAAAGCAGCTTGGCTTTGTGAGAATAAAACTTGACGCAACAACTTGCCATGTGATATTAACCCAGATGAGGAAAGAAGTGACTACAAGCCCCAACTTTCTAAACCtttatctggaaaatgaggacTGGAAGACTTTTGAGAAACCTCCGAAATTTCAGAATTTGTAATCTCTTCGTGTCATAGTCAACAAAGACAATTGCTTAGTGGAAGATTAATTTGATGTTTTCAAGGTATTTAAGACGACAGGTaacataaaaatacaacagaGCATGTATCACATATATTATGTGTTAGTGTTTTCAGGAACATGAAATATGGGAAGGACgtgtttttgtttaacttttttttttttttaagattttatttttggcgggtgcctgggtggctcagtgggttgagtgtctgacttcagctcaggtcatgatgtcaccgttcgtgagttcgagccccgcgtcgggctctgtgctgacggctcagagcctagagcctgcttccaattctatgtctccctctctctctgcccctcccccactcacgctctgtctctctctctttctctgtctctctcaaaaatcaataaacattaaaaaaataaataaataaaatttaaaaaatcaataaacattaaaaaaatttttaagaaaaaattaatgttccattaattaattaattaattaattaatggattaattaatcaattaatgttccattaatttttttatgctcTGAAACAGCTTAAAATGCATTGGGGAGGCAAGTTATATTATGAGTCCCAAGAGAGGAATAGACTTGCCATCCACTGACCTCAGGCTTGGCCAGTTTGACTTAATTTGACCAGTGAAGTGTGAGCATTAATGATGAATGTCACTTCTGAACagaagtttgggggcacctgggtggctcagtcggttgagcgaccgacttcggctcaggtcgtgaccccgaggttcgtgggtttgagccccgcatcgggctctgtgctgacagcttggagccacAGCGGGCCCAGGGCAAGTGGGCCCTAAACTTCCTAAACCGGCCTAAACGATTGAGCTTGTGGTGATGTATATTATCAGCAAAAGCTGATGGACGGAGAGAGACAAAGTCCTTTTTGGGGGACTTAGTAGGATTTCCCTTTGGAACCATTTGGAATGGTTCTTTTGGAAGGTGAGCTCTTTgctttgggaaaaatatttacacgCTGATTGAGAACATCGCACTGTCTGAATTGTTTATCTCGAACTTACTCGTTCCATGCCTGTCTCACAGCCTTAGGGTAGCAGCAGGCTTTGCTAACCTAGCTGAATCATCAGGTAAtgtgtagatctttttttttttaatgtttatttatttttgagacagagagagacagagtgcaagtgggggaggggcagagagagagggagatacagaatctgaaacaggcttcaggctccgagctgtcagcacagagcccgacgcggggctcgaacccacgaaccgtgagatcatgacccgagctgaagtcacacgctcaaccgactgagccacccaggcgccccagcctattgttttttttaatgggtaatgTGTAGATCTTAACGTTACacgcatttttaaaatgtatttattttgagagtgagagagagagaacgagttgcggaggggcagagagagagggagagagagaatcctaagcaagctccaagctgtcagcgcagagcccgactcggggctcaaactcgtgaacctttagatcatgacctgagctgaaatcaagggttggacgctcaaccggccgaaccacccgggtgcccctgcgTTAAAAGCATTTGAACAGTCGCTCCCGTAAATTCAATTTGCACTTCACCGTTTCCTGCTCCGACAGTGCAGGTGGACATCTAAAGGTTCGTGGCGTTTCCTTGAATTTCCTCAGATTTCAGAAACCTGCTGGGAATCTTCCTTCACCAGGGCTGCCGAGGGACCCCAGGGGCCACGTGTACTGGAGAAGGAGGTCCTGGCTGCCCAACAACAAGGATGGTGAGAATTTGATGCCCCCGGCTCGTCCACAGCTTAGTCACTCCCTGGGTCACGTGAATTGCTTGCTCAGGAGGGACTAGAAGTGAATGTGAAGTCGTCCCGGGTCTGTCTGACTGCTCTCTGCACCGTCCTCCGTAGCATGCCGTCCTCGGGTGGCGTCAGCCCTCGAGAGGACAAAGCAGTCAAGTCAAGGGCACAGAGTAGAGCAGAGGGGTCAAGGGCACGGCCTCTAGAGTCCGATTGCGTGGGCTCACACCCTGATGCTGACATTGGCAAAAGCATGAGCCTGGCCATATTTCTGGCCCCTTGGGTGCCTCACAGGTGTATCCTAAAccctctctccatttttttttttctctcctctgctttatCACCGATGCAGGATTAGATGGGggctggcaggggggtgggggtggcgggtaCAGGCCTTTGAGATCCGCGAGAGAAGGAACGAAAGAACCCGGGGCTCCTAGACTCACACACGGGTTCAGGGAATTCATGCCAACGGGAAGGTTCTCGGCTCCCCTGGTGGTGATGGTGACCGTCCACTCACATCTGAGCTCCGGGCTCAGCGGATTTTGGAGAGatgcccagccccgccccgcacAGAGGCCCGGGCAGGAGAAGCGCTTCCGTGGAGAAGGCAGCCGACAGCCAGCTCCAGGCGGGACCGACAAGAGACACACTAGGGAAAGGGAAGAGTAGacggaaaagagagaaaaggatgtTCTTTCATCCCCTTGGCTAATAAAAAAATTAGCTAAAAGGTTCTCATTTCCTCCCACATCTCCGGCAAGAAAAACAACACAGGCCTCCACCTCTCCTGGAATGGGTAGGTCTCGGGGCATTGACTACATGAAAAGGGGAAACATCCCCAGGGAAAAacgctgttgttgttgttgttgctgttgtcttTAAATGGTCTTATTCTCTTTCTTAATGGTTATTtatctatggggggggggggcagagagagagagggagagagagaatccccagtaggctccacactgtgagtgcacAGGCAGATATGCGGGACTCAGTCTCCTGAGTTGTgggatcccgacctgagccaaaatcaagagtcagacgcttaatcgactgagtcacccaggcgcccccaacccaCTTTTGAAACAAGAGAatgtcctgatttttaaaaagacggTAGCCCCCCAACTTATCTGCGAGGAAATACGTTCCAAgacccactcccccccccccaccgtggatGCCTGAAACAGTGAATACCAAACCCAACACGTACGCTGTATTTTTTCCTATGTATGCATACCTTCGAGAAAAATCTGTAAATTAGGCACAGAGACAACAGCATATAATGAaaaaggacaggggtgcctgggtggctcagttaagcatccgacttcggctggggtcacgatctcgcggtccgtgagttcgagccccgcgtcgggctctgtgttgacagctcagagcctggagcctgcttcggattctgggtctccctctctctctccgcccctccccccctcgcgcgctgtctccctctgtctcaaaaatcaacattaaaaaaaattacagtacaaaaaaaactttttttaatatttgaaaactaaataattaaaaacgaATTACCCTCCTGCAATTTTAATGCGACACAAAATTTCACAGCCCGGTATCGTGCCCTTGGGTATTTTCTACATGATTTGTAATCGCTGCAAACAAGCACCCGTCATTTAGATGAACTGTGACCAATTTATCCAAGCCCCTGTGTGAGGCATTTTTGTTGAACGGCCCCCAAAAGGGGATGATACAGACCCAGGCCATGCCCAGGAGAAGCTGGAGATTAAGACGACCTTCATGTTTCTGGCTAACAGGACAAGCGTCCTGTATAGACAACTGTCTTGGGCCATCCAGCCGCATTCCAGAAAGCTGTAGCTTCGGGTCATTTGGAGCCATGCGGGTATTCTTAGACTAAGGATGAAGAAAACGAAGCGTTTGTGTCACACCCTGGCACCGGAAGGAGGCTCCCGAGAAAGTCTTCGGTTACAGAGGGGAAAGGCTCCGAAAACAGAGCAAGTGTCTGGGGCGGTCGCATGAAAACCCCCCACCAGATACCCCCTTGAAAAAGTGTCTCCCCATGGGGTgcctgcggggctcagtcggttaggcatctgactcttggtttgggctcaggtcgtgacctcatggtttgtgaaatcgagccctgcatcgggctctgtgccgacagcacggagcctccttgggatccgctgtctccctctctctttgcccctcccctgcccccgttCCCTCtccctcaacataaataaacatttttacatttgtttctgtaggggcgcctgggtggctcagtcagttaagcacctgacttctggtttcggctcatgtcatgacctcagcgtttgtgagttcgagccccacattgggctccacaccaCTGACAGTACaaagctctctctctgccccttccctgctcgtgcgtgtcctctctcactctctctcagtataaataaacttaaaaatgtgtttttaatttttaaatctcctttaaaaaacattctctttatttttgtcctgtaaaaaaacaaaaaaacaaaaaattgtgaATCCCCTAATATGAGTTCCTTTAATTGTTTAGTCTGTGGCATGATTGACACTGTCCTCAAATGATCCAGAAATAGTGGCAGCAAGTCAGAGACAAAGATGCTTCAGCCACTGGAAGTACAGTCTTGGGAGCACTAGCCAACCCGGAATCTATCTCTAAGTTTTACTTTTATCTCCCCACGTGAGCACTTCTATTCAAGACACTATAATTTTGTTTATAGCCATTCCTATGCCCAGATAATAGGAAGGATTTTCAACTTCTGCTGTAAGGTCATTTGGGGCCTCAGAGAGCAGGATTATATGTGCCTCCATAGGATTATAGCAAAATTACTACAATTTCTAGTTCCTCCCCTAATAATATATGTTGTTACCTACGTCTGGGAACTCTTTTGTTAAGTATTTGTGATTTTCTGGGCAGCCTGAGAGTGGGAGCACGGACCTGTGGGTCTCCAGCCCAGCCTGGGAGCTGCCTTGaaggagccccacatggggtgtctGTCTGGCTAGGTCActggagcacacaactcttgatctcgaggttgtgggttcaagccccacactggctgtAGAGATGAGCCACACCTAGAGTGATGGCAGAGAGTCTGGTGAAGAGCTGTGTTTGAAGCAGCGAGGAGGCTGAATGTTGTGTTTTATAAATGCGATGCTCGGACcaggaaaattaaatgagaacatatagctactcctttaaaaaaatttttttttaagtttcatttgtttaagaaatctctacacccaacgtggggatcgaactcatgacccagagatcaagagtcacatattctcctgactgagccagtcaagcGCCCCCAGAATAGCTACTCCTGATAGGGCAGAGAGCAGTGAGTCATTAACGTTACTTGCTGATGCCCGGGAATCACAGCCATCATGATGGGAGTCACCACCAGCAAAATCAAAGATAGAATTTCCTGGGGCGCCCGAGTGGCACAGtaggttaagggtccgactttggctcaggtcatgatctcaaggttcatgagttcaagtcctgcactgggctctgtgctgacagctcagagcctggagcctgcttcagattctgtctctccctctctcctctgaccctgttaccctctgtctctctctctcaaaaataaacattaaaaaaataaattgaaaaaaagaatttccctcTCTGAAGTCTTTCCATTAATTAGAATAAAGAGAACGTAATTGGAGAACCAATATTTAAGATGTTGTAATATTATGAGACACATAACAAAAATAGCAATGACTATGTACCTATCaagaaaatgaactactggggtGCCTCACTGGCTCAGTCCACGGAgcatgtgtctcttgatctccacttggtgagttcgagccccacattgggcttattagagtttacttaaaattttaaaaaatgtttaaagaaaattaactatttataaccacaatggaaaacatgggtgaatctcataAAAATAGTgcgtgaaagaaaccagacacaaggGTATACAATTTCAAAAAGTAAGCGACACTGGcaggtctgggtggctcagtcagttaattcactggatttctgctcaggtcgtgagttcTAATTCCTCatcggggctctgcactgagggggcgagcctggttgggattctctatctcaaaaataaacttaaaaaaattttttaataagcaaaactaaaatacagGAATGCACCCCCAGgaatagaacaaaaagcaaagcaagTAAACAATGACCATAAATACCAGGCTAGTAGTTACCTCCCGGTAGAAAGGAGATTCTTGTGAAGGGGGAAGGGTTCGGGAGTATGGGGAGTCAATTTCCAGTGGTGGTTACATGGCTGTTCACTTTCTGATAAACCATTCCGCTGTATACTTTTGTATACGTTTCTGCATATAGGTTATGTCACACAAATAAGATTTAGAAGAACATAACCGTCCAAGAGTAGCTAAAGAAGTTTTAAAGataacaagggggggggggggggcgcctgggtggcacagtcggttaagcgtccgacttcagccgggtcacgatctcgcggtccgggagttcgagccccgcgtcgggctctgggctgatggctcagagcctggagcctgtttccgattctgtgtctccctctctcgctgcccctcccccgttcatgctctgtctctctctgtcccaaaaatgaataaacgttgaaaaaaaaattaaaaaaaaaaagataacaaggGGGTATTATTATAAAGCTTTAATTGTTAAGAGGAttgttatgggggggggggggcacctgggtggctcagtcccttaagtcTCCGACTTCACAGTTCCTgggccccatgtccggctctgtgctgacagctcagagcctggagcctgcttgggattttgtgtctccctgtctctctgcccctcccccactcgtgcgcacgtgcgctctctctccttcaaaaataaacattaaaaatgtaaaaaaaaaaaaaaaaaaagagagagagagaggattgcTATGGGGAAGATaggcaaatgaataaatggaaaataataaagaacatcctccccacccacccacccaccccccaaacaaacaaaaaaccaagaatCTAGGATATCCTGGTGTATAATACAGGCAGCGTTTCTGTTTTTCATTGCAAAAAGCTTTATTGTTTCCATCGGGTCGACAGTTTGGGAGAGGGCTCCGTCGTCGTGGTTAAAAAGCTGCTCAGACAAGCCCAGGCTGAAGCCCTGGCACTAAGGGGATGCCAGAGGGGCCCCTCCAAGGTTGCTGGGCTCCAGAGGCTGCTAGTCGAGCTTGAAGGTGAGCCTTTCGAAGAGATACTCGCCCAGCGCGGCCTGAGGGCCGGCCAGCCTGCGGAGGTTAGTCAGGTGGCTGCCCATCTGCTTGATGAGTTTCACCTCCTCGCCCAGGAAGTGGTTCTCCAGGAAGTCACAGAGATAAGCGTCGGCACGGGCAGAACCCAGGGCATGCAGATCCAAAATTGCCTCGTTCAGGTTCTTCTCCAGGACTAGAGCCGTTTCCATGGCGTCCAGGGCTTTACCCCACTCGTCGTGCGACGGCTTCTGCACGTCCTGGAAGAGCGCGCTGCCGCTCCGCTGGTTTTGCAACTTCAAGAGCCGCTGGGCACCCTCGCGCTTCTTCAGGGCTAACTCGCGGAAGAAGTGGCCCAAGCCCTGCAGAGCCACATCGCTGCTGTCGAAatagaagcccagagagaggtAGGTGTTGGAGGCCCGCAGATGCATGTTGACCAGGCAGTTGACGGAGGCCTCCACCTCGGGGGAATAATTCTGACGACACTGAGAGCTCATGATTGGCCGGCAACAAGGCGCTAAGCTCAAAAAACGGTGTTGGTTGGccccagaggcagagggtggcTGAGAAGGTGGTTCCGGGGGTTGAGACTGTAAAGGCGGCTGGAGGGTGGTCTGAGGCTGGAATAAGGGGTGTCCCTGGGTCTGGTCAGTCCAAGTTCTGTTGAAGCACGAGGCAGATCCAGCGGACCGCCGGGCGCACTGCAGATGTGGCATTATAATCACCAGAGAACAAGCGTAGAGAGGAGCATGTTGGGTGGAACCTGGGGAAAGCCAACAAGAAGCAACCTTGTAACACTCTCCTGGGGTAAACGTTAAACTGACTCAAACGGAAAATAGGGACGCGCCCTTCGACGTGCCGTTGCCCGCTCGGGGCCGTTTCGGCTGTGATGACGCTTCTGGCCGCGAGGTGGCGCCCGGCGGGGCACGGGCGCCGGGAATGACGCGTGCGCAGCGCTCCTAGGTGTATCCGTAGGATAAACGCACGCGCCGCGTTCACCGGTGCGCACAGCGCTCGCGCACACGCACTTACGCGCCCGCCCGTAGTCGCGACGTCCcgtttttccaatttttctggGAGCGGCCCAGCTGACCCCGGGGTCCGAGATGTCCGAGCTGCCCCCCGACAGCGGTGTCCGGCAGACGGACGCGGCGAATGGCCACCGCGACGCCCCGCGGGCGGAGGTAGGCGG is drawn from Felis catus isolate Fca126 chromosome E2, F.catus_Fca126_mat1.0, whole genome shotgun sequence and contains these coding sequences:
- the LOC101090730 gene encoding ferritin light chain-like, producing MPHLQCARRSAGSASCFNRTWTDQTQGHPLFQPQTTLQPPLQSQPPEPPSQPPSASGANQHRFLSLAPCCRPIMSSQCRQNYSPEVEASVNCLVNMHLRASNTYLSLGFYFDSSDVALQGLGHFFRELALKKREGAQRLLKLQNQRSGSALFQDVQKPSHDEWGKALDAMETALVLEKNLNEAILDLHALGSARADAYLCDFLENHFLGEEVKLIKQMGSHLTNLRRLAGPQAALGEYLFERLTFKLD